One genomic segment of Gopherus flavomarginatus isolate rGopFla2 chromosome 11, rGopFla2.mat.asm, whole genome shotgun sequence includes these proteins:
- the LOC127031160 gene encoding olfactory receptor 12-like produces MSATEPVRAGNHTAETEFILLGFGRGLWMEMFPFVMFLVIYIITMLGNTTLVLIIGTDSQLHTPMYFFLMNLSLLDLGNSSSIAPRAMVSFLSGSKAISYNGCATQFFFVTFFLTTEGFLLAAMAYDRYSAIRNPLRYPITMSKWVCIWLVVGSYICGCANSMVQTGFTFTLLFCGSNEMDHFFCDGPPLISLSCSDTFVNNFVMFTVCGLIIVSTALITLVSYVYIISTILRIHSAEGRHRAFSTCTSHLVVVTLFYVSTALMYAQPTRLAFLYPRKVVSVFYTLFAPMLNPFIYSLRNKDVKDALRRTMSKKCLKK; encoded by the coding sequence atgtCAGCTACTGAGCCAGTAAGAGCAGGGAACCACACAGCAGAGACAGAATTCATCCTGTTGGGGTTTGGAAGAGGTCTGTGGATGGAAATGTTCCCCTTTGTGATGTTCCTGGTGATTTACATAATAACCATGCTGGGAAACACCACCCTGGTCCTCATCATTGGAACTGATTCTcagcttcacacccccatgtactttttcctcaTGAACTTGTCGCTCTTAGATCTTGGCAACTCCTCATCCATTGCCCCCAGAGCCATGGTGAGCTTCCTATCAGggagcaaagccatttcctacaaTGGATGTGCCACCCAATTCTTCTTTGTCACTTTTTTCCTCACCACCGAAGGGTTCCTCCTGGCAGCCATGGCGTACGATCGATACTCCGCCATCCGCAACCCGCTCCGGTATCCCATCACCATGTCCAAGTGGGTTTGTATTTGGCTGGTGGTGGGATCATATATCTGTGGCTGTGCGAACTCCATGGTGCAAACAGGCTTCACTTTTACGCTACTCTTTTGTGGGTCTAATGAGATGGATCATTTCTTCTGCGATGGCCCTCCCCTGATTAgtctctcctgcagtgacacGTTCGTCAATAACTTTGTGATGTTTACCGTATGCGGCCTCATTATAGTGAGCACTGCACTGATTACGCTTGTCTCCTATGTCtatatcatctccaccatcctcaGGATTCATTCTGCTGAGGGCAGACAcagagccttctccacctgcacctcccacctggtGGTTGTGACTTTATTTTATGTGTCCACTGCTTTGATGTATGCCCAGCCCACTAGGCTAGCTTTTCTGTACCCAAGGAAAGTGGTGTCCGTCTTTTATACCCTTTTTGCTCCCATGTTGAATCCTTTCAtctacagcctcagaaacaaggATGTGAAAGATGCTTTGAGAAGGACTATGAGCAAGAAATGTTTGAAAAAATGA